A genomic region of Branchiostoma lanceolatum isolate klBraLanc5 chromosome 4, klBraLanc5.hap2, whole genome shotgun sequence contains the following coding sequences:
- the LOC136433054 gene encoding HHIP-like protein 2 isoform X1: protein MTLSQILPRFPAGVLAVVCTLLVTVLAHPQCLDFMPPFESAEPLTFCREYGDFGCCTRRQDYELQQQFDDILRRVPYHLQTACHHHIMNILCQECSPYASHLYDLETTQVKKPLPGMCPQYCPTVFNSCKEVIPFITGDPTVQHAISLSNYTQFCEVASISDMDYCYPNLLANEKLSGDIQEAVEGTGGEGCLCFQEIANGLKNPTVLVHAGDGTHRLFIGEQLGKVYVYLPDGSRVDTPFLDLTETVLTSSRRGDERGFLGMAFHPGFKENKRLFVYYSVGTKQKQKIRISEFKVASHDDNQVDQDSEKVILEVDEPAANHNGGQLLFGVDGFMYAFIGDGGKGGDPFGEKGNALNMTTLLGKIIRIDVNHPDDSVPYGVPWDNPFVGQRNIKPEIYAYGTRNMWRCSVDRGDPVTGEDRGRIICGDVGQGKWEEIDIIEKGGNYGWRAFEGFECFDEKLCETEELANHIPPIHVYSHDVGKSVTGGYVYRGCLYPNLNGQYIYGDFWNGKLFSLTEDKEQGVWNNRQICAGSTDICNNELQGSYVPDILSFGEDEAGELYMLSTDYASSSHSGGIVYRIVDPARRGDPEQCRRTISSVNVVGSTTPFVHSSERVTCRTCRRAKANSNAYCHADYVMRGSVTERRTIKDGFLTEVYVKISVHKVWKQSSHLPKIRSSVRLWLSQRTAQCDCPKLEVGSTYFFMGIYDIWSKRLEIHTTTVVRLWHHNWTKRVLNYKMLCDFRSRPAIKPEKRPKKPQPLREAPPASVLQQAAEFYSNAAEMAPIPPDAEMASQPSLPAPPPWKPEQPLPSNLNPTGYFPSHSPSHDPFALRPDQTVEQWQHSVNPPAANVPPARHVAEPAPVWPSYPALPPSHQSLPSYHYQQPDPLQQFPPQPPPYHQPAVADTHPSQLNPSLQYQPYGIPSNPQSSVSGPYHPQPAQYPPYDAPSHQNPHAANPHGPQPPYYPPYAIPSDQQLPESGLYYPQPAPYAVPSHQQPYVSSPYDQQPQNPQLSSHQQPPAYPYNPQPPQYSAYAIPRHQQPDTLSQYNQQQPQYPPHDVPSHQQPPVAVYQPQPAPDYQPYQPSVHSQYPQQQPQGNPEANPPNPPQLPYPGHPYSPPDQPYPPYQQPYPPSTHDSHRPSPSISDEDPFRIVDGKVPDHIKWDP from the exons GATTACGAGCTGCAGCAACAGTTTGATGACATCTTGAGGCGAGTACCATACCACCTGCAGACAGCCTGTCATCATCACATCATGAACATCCTCTGTCAGGAGTGCTCACCTTACGCCTCCCACTTGTACGACCTGGAAACCACTCAG GTAAAGAAGCCACTTCCAGGGATGTGTCCCCAGTACTGTCCCACAGTGTTCAACAGCTGCAAAGAAGTCATCCCTTTTATTACGGGTGATCCGACTGTACAACATGCCATATCACTGTCAAATTACACCCAGTTCTGCGAAGTGGCCTCCATCTCAGACATGGACTACTGCTACCCCAACCTCCTCGCCAATGAGAAACTGTCAGGGGACATTCAGGAGGCAGTAGAGGGCACCGGTGGGGAGGGGTGCTTGTGTTTCCAAGAGATCGCAAATGGCTTGAAGAACCCCACGGTCCTTGTACATGCCGGCGACGGTACTCATCGCCTTTTCATCGGCGAGCAGCTAGGAAAGGTGTATGTGTATCTTCCTGATGGCAGCAGGGTGGACACGCCATTTTTAGACCTGACTGAAACTGTTCTTACGTCTAGTAGACGTGGCGACGAGCGGGGTTTTCTCGGGATGGCGTTTCATCCGGGCTTCAAGGAGAACAAGAGACTCTTCGTTTACTACTCAGTTGGGACGAAGCAGAAGCAGAAGATTCGCATCAGTGAGTTCAAAGTAGCGTCTCATGATGACAACCAAGTGGACCAGGACTCAGAAAAGGTTATTCTTGAGGTGGATGAGCCAGCAGCCAATCATAATGGAGGCCAGTTGCTCTTTGGGGTGGACGGATTTATGTACGCTTTTATTGGAGACGGAGGGAAAGGAGGTGACCCCTTCGGTGAAAAAGGAAATGCACTGAATAT GACAACTCTACTCGGAAAAATCATTCGCATTGATGTCAACCATCCAGACGACAGTGTGCCTTACGGCGTGCCATGGGATAATCCGTTTGTTGGGCAGCGCAACATCAAACCGGAAATCTACGCTTACGGCACCCGCAACATGTGGAGGTGTTCTGTAGACAGGGGCGACCCCGTAACTGGGGAGGACCGAGGGCGCATTATCTGCGGAGATGTCGGGCAGGGGAAATGGGAAGAGATCGACATTATTGAGAAGGGAGGGAACTACGGATGGCGTGCGTTCGAGGGCTTTGAATGCTTTGACGAGAAGCTCTGCGAAACAGAAGAGTTGG CCAACCACATCCCCCCCATACACGTGTACAGCCATGATGTAGGAAAGTCTGTGACTGGAGGGTATGTGTACAGGGGCTGCCTGTATCCTAACCTGAATGGACAGTACATCTATGGAGACTTCTGGAATGG GAAATTGTTCTCGCTGACAGAAGACAAAGAGCAAGGAGTGTGGAACAACAGGCAGATCTGTGCCGGCAGCACTGACATCTGTAACAATGAACTCCAGGGCTCATATGTGCCAGACATCCTGTCTTTTGGAGAGGATGAGGCAG GTGAACTGTACATgttgtccactgactatgccaGCTCCAGTCATTCTGGTGGGATAGTGTACAGGATTGTGGACCCTGCTAG GCGAGGAGACCCAGAGCAGTGCAGAAGAACGATTTCTTCTGTCAACGTTGTTGGGTCCACAACACCTTTTGTCCACTCCTCTG AAAGGGTCACCTGCCGCACCTGTCGTAGGGCCAAGGCAAACTCCAACGCTTACTGCCATGCTGATTATG TGATGAGGGGGAGTGTAACAGAACGCAGAACAATAAAAGATGGCTTCCTCACGGAGGTCTATGTGAAGATATCCGTGCACAAGGTGTGGAAGCAGTCCAGCCACTTGCCTAAGATCAGGTCAAGTGTTAGGCTGTGGCTGTCCCAAAGAACTGCACAGTGTGACTGCCCCAAGCTTGAAGTAGGCAGTACTTATTTCTTCATGGGGATATATGACATCTGGTCCAAGCGACTGGAGATCCACACAACGACTGTTGTACGTCTTTGGCATCATAACTGGACCAAGAGGGTCCTCAACTACAAGATGTTGTGCGACTTCCGCTCTCGGCCGGCCATTAAGCCGGAGAAACGACCGAAAAAGCCACAGCCCCTTCGCGAGGCCCCTCCTGCTTCAGTGTTGCAGCAAGCTGCAGAGTTTTACTCCAACGCTGCCGAGATGGCACCAATTCCGCCAGATGCGGAAATGGCATCACAACCCAGTCTTCCTGCACCGCCTCCGTGGAAGCCAGAGCAACCTCTGCCATCAAACCTCAACCCCACAGGTTACTTCCCAAGTCACAGCCCTTCCCACGACCCCTTTGCCTTACGGCCAGACCAGACTGTGGAGCAATGGCAGCACTCTGTCAACCCGCCAGCTGCAAACGTACCCCCTGCTCGACACGTCGCTGAGCCTGCACCGGTATGGCCAAGCTATCCTGCACTGCCACCGAGCCATCAGTCACTGCCCAGTTATCACTACCAACAGCCGGATCCGCTGCAGCAGTTCCCACCACAGCCTCCACCGTACCATCAGCCTGCTGTAGCTGACACACACCCATCACAACTCAATCCTTCGCTTCAGTATCAGCCTTATGGCATTCCTAGTAACCCACAGTCATCAGTGTCTGGACCTTACCATCCACAACCAGCCCAGTACCCACCTTATGATGCACCGAGCCATCAAAACCCACATGCAGCTAATCCGCATGGTCCACAACCACCCTACTATCCACCTTACGCTATCCCTAGTGACCAACAGCTACCCGAGTCTGGTCTCTATTATCCACAGCCAGCCCCGTACGCTGTTCCCAGCCACCAACAGCCATATGTATCCAGTCCATATGATCAACAACCTCAGAACCCACAGCTGTCTAGCCACCAGCAACCACCTGCATATCCATACAACCCACAACCACCTCAGTACTCAGCCTATGCAATCCCTAGGCACCAACAACCAGATACACTCAGTCAGTACAACCAACAACAGCCTCAGTACCCTCCCCACGATGTGCCCAGTCACCAGCAGCCACCAGTGGCTGTGTACCAACCTCAGCCTGCACCCGACTACCAGCCTTATCAACCCAGTGTACACTCACAGTATCCTCAACAGCAACCCCAGGGTAACCCAGAAGCCAACCCTCCCAACCCACCACAGCTCCCTTACCCAGGTCATCCGTACTCACCACCAGACCAGCCCTACCCACCTTACCAGCAACCCTACCCGCCAAGCACCCACGATTCCCACAGGCCGTCCCCCTCTATCAGTGATGAAGACCCCTTCAGGATTGTAGATGGTAAAGTGCCTGACCATATAAAATGGGACCCTTAG
- the LOC136433054 gene encoding HHIP-like protein 1 isoform X2 produces the protein MTLSQILPRFPAGVLAVVCTLLVTVLAHPQCLDFMPPFESAEPLTFCREYGDFGCCTRRQDYELQQQFDDILRRVPYHLQTACHHHIMNILCQECSPYASHLYDLETTQVKKPLPGMCPQYCPTVFNSCKEVIPFITGDPTVQHAISLSNYTQFCEVASISDMDYCYPNLLANEKLSGDIQEAVEGTGGEGCLCFQEIANGLKNPTVLVHAGDGTHRLFIGEQLGKVYVYLPDGSRVDTPFLDLTETVLTSSRRGDERGFLGMAFHPGFKENKRLFVYYSVGTKQKQKIRISEFKVASHDDNQVDQDSEKVILEVDEPAANHNGGQLLFGVDGFMYAFIGDGGKGGDPFGEKGNALNMTTLLGKIIRIDVNHPDDSVPYGVPWDNPFVGQRNIKPEIYAYGTRNMWRCSVDRGDPVTGEDRGRIICGDVGQGKWEEIDIIEKGGNYGWRAFEGFECFDEKLCETEELANHIPPIHVYSHDVGKSVTGGYVYRGCLYPNLNGQYIYGDFWNGKLFSLTEDKEQGVWNNRQICAGSTDICNNELQGSYVPDILSFGEDEAGELYMLSTDYASSSHSGGIVYRIVDPARRGDPEQCRRTISSVNVVGSTTPFVHSSESPTVTPFSTMASEPSSKHQEMSHSCHLSPSLAVLFVAVLSVFVTAPVTPWSGFLVSRRKGHLPHLS, from the exons GATTACGAGCTGCAGCAACAGTTTGATGACATCTTGAGGCGAGTACCATACCACCTGCAGACAGCCTGTCATCATCACATCATGAACATCCTCTGTCAGGAGTGCTCACCTTACGCCTCCCACTTGTACGACCTGGAAACCACTCAG GTAAAGAAGCCACTTCCAGGGATGTGTCCCCAGTACTGTCCCACAGTGTTCAACAGCTGCAAAGAAGTCATCCCTTTTATTACGGGTGATCCGACTGTACAACATGCCATATCACTGTCAAATTACACCCAGTTCTGCGAAGTGGCCTCCATCTCAGACATGGACTACTGCTACCCCAACCTCCTCGCCAATGAGAAACTGTCAGGGGACATTCAGGAGGCAGTAGAGGGCACCGGTGGGGAGGGGTGCTTGTGTTTCCAAGAGATCGCAAATGGCTTGAAGAACCCCACGGTCCTTGTACATGCCGGCGACGGTACTCATCGCCTTTTCATCGGCGAGCAGCTAGGAAAGGTGTATGTGTATCTTCCTGATGGCAGCAGGGTGGACACGCCATTTTTAGACCTGACTGAAACTGTTCTTACGTCTAGTAGACGTGGCGACGAGCGGGGTTTTCTCGGGATGGCGTTTCATCCGGGCTTCAAGGAGAACAAGAGACTCTTCGTTTACTACTCAGTTGGGACGAAGCAGAAGCAGAAGATTCGCATCAGTGAGTTCAAAGTAGCGTCTCATGATGACAACCAAGTGGACCAGGACTCAGAAAAGGTTATTCTTGAGGTGGATGAGCCAGCAGCCAATCATAATGGAGGCCAGTTGCTCTTTGGGGTGGACGGATTTATGTACGCTTTTATTGGAGACGGAGGGAAAGGAGGTGACCCCTTCGGTGAAAAAGGAAATGCACTGAATAT GACAACTCTACTCGGAAAAATCATTCGCATTGATGTCAACCATCCAGACGACAGTGTGCCTTACGGCGTGCCATGGGATAATCCGTTTGTTGGGCAGCGCAACATCAAACCGGAAATCTACGCTTACGGCACCCGCAACATGTGGAGGTGTTCTGTAGACAGGGGCGACCCCGTAACTGGGGAGGACCGAGGGCGCATTATCTGCGGAGATGTCGGGCAGGGGAAATGGGAAGAGATCGACATTATTGAGAAGGGAGGGAACTACGGATGGCGTGCGTTCGAGGGCTTTGAATGCTTTGACGAGAAGCTCTGCGAAACAGAAGAGTTGG CCAACCACATCCCCCCCATACACGTGTACAGCCATGATGTAGGAAAGTCTGTGACTGGAGGGTATGTGTACAGGGGCTGCCTGTATCCTAACCTGAATGGACAGTACATCTATGGAGACTTCTGGAATGG GAAATTGTTCTCGCTGACAGAAGACAAAGAGCAAGGAGTGTGGAACAACAGGCAGATCTGTGCCGGCAGCACTGACATCTGTAACAATGAACTCCAGGGCTCATATGTGCCAGACATCCTGTCTTTTGGAGAGGATGAGGCAG GTGAACTGTACATgttgtccactgactatgccaGCTCCAGTCATTCTGGTGGGATAGTGTACAGGATTGTGGACCCTGCTAG GCGAGGAGACCCAGAGCAGTGCAGAAGAACGATTTCTTCTGTCAACGTTGTTGGGTCCACAACACCTTTTGTCCACTCCTCTG AGTCACCAACTGTGACTCCTTTCTCCACCATGGCCTCCGAGCCAAGCAGTAAACACCAGG AAATGTCCCACAGCTGCCATCTGTCTCCTTCTCTCGCTGTCCTCTTTGTGGCTGTCCTTTCCGTGTTTGTGACTGCACCAGTGACCCCATGGTCAGGGTTTCTCGTCTCCCGCAGAAAGGGTCACCTGCCGCACCTGTCGTAG